The genomic stretch CATCGTTGTGGTCAGGCCGCTGCCGCTGGCGGCACACGGCAGCCGATCTGGATGCGTCCGGCGTCGAGCAGGCGGCCCAGCCTGAGGGCTGCGGCCTCCTCCTGACGATTGAAGGCCGTCTGCTGGGCGGCGACCCAATTGATCTCCTCCTCCGTGATCACGCCGGTGCTGAGGCTTTCGAGGAACAGTTCACCCATGCCCATGAGGGGTCCAGCGACGTCGTTCAATCGAAACTATGTCCGGTGTCGGGTTCGGTCCAGGGATGCCACAGCTTTTTTAAGAGCTGCTCCCGGAGTTCAGCCGCTCAGGCCGAGGACGACGGGATGGGCGAGAGGGTTTCGCTCTGCCGGTCCCAGAGCACGTACTTGAAGCAGCGGGGGATATCGGCGATGGTCAGCCGCGTGGCCCCGCTGAGAAGGGCGGCATTGCCCTCCTGGCAGGCCCGCAGGTGGTAGTTGGGGATGCGCTCACAGAGATGATGGATGTTGTGGCAGCCGATGTCGGCGGTGAACCAGTTCAGGATCCCCGGCAGCACCAGCAGGCTGGTGCCGGTGATCGCGCCCTCGATCGGGTCCCACCCTTCGCTGCGGTGGGCGTAGGAGCCTTCGAAGTTGTGCTGCACGAAGAAGATGCAGATGAACAGCGCTGCCGAAGCGGCCATCACCAGTGAATACAGGCTCCAGAACAGGCCGGCACCGATCCAGTGGCTGAGAAGCACCCAGCTGGTGATCACGCAGAGGTTGTTGAGCAGCAGATCGATGAATTCAGCTTCGCTGTACCACTGCTTCGACTGGAACGAACGCACGAGCTGGGGCCAAGGGGTGTGCCAGTCGGCCCGGAGCTGCGCGATGACATGGCCGAGGAACTGGACGGTTCCCAGCAGCAGAGCCAGCCGGGGCTTGATCACCAGGTAGAAGAAGCCGCCCGGAAACAGCATCAGGGGGTGGCGCAGGAGCCGGTACACGCCCTGAGCACCGGGGCTGAGCTGCTCGTACTGCTCCAGGCTGATCAGCGCCGAGGGGCCCCGGTAGAGATCCCAGTTGCCGTTGTGCTTGTGGTGGTAGGCATGACCCTGCGACCAGGGGTACTGGGGGATGGCATTGATCACGCCCAGCACAAAGCCGACGGCCCTGTTCAGCCGTTTCGAGCTGAAGAGGGACTGGTGGCCGCAGTCGTGCATCAGCGAGAAACAGCGCCCCGAGAGCAGCACCAGCACCACCAACAGGGGTGGAGTGAGCCAGAGCGACACATGGGCGACGGCCAGCGTGGCAACCCACAGCAGCAGGTAGGCGCCGACGGTGCTCAGGATCTGCCAGACGGCCAGGCGATCATCGCTGGCCATGAAGGGCCTCAGCACGAAATCGCTGTAGCGGATCGTTCTGTCGGACGGGTTGGATAGGGGCTCCGGGGGAGGAGTCTCGAGCAGAGCGGAGGCGTGCAGAAACCCAGTCCCGTTGATCGGTGAGCCTAGGAAGGCCCCATGGGTTCGTTGGCCCGTGGTCTTAAGTCAATCCGCTCCTTTTCGGCCGGGTTCCACTCCGTTCAGCGAATCTTGTGGGCTGCCGGCTCCGCTCCTCCTCCATGAATGACTCCAACGGTCCGGCCCGGCAGCGGCTGAGCAACTCCGCCCTGCTGCGTTTCCTGTTGCTGCTGGCCTGTGGCTGGGGGGTGGTGCAGCTGATCGACTACTTCCGAGCGGTCCTCGTCGTCTTCATCGCGGCGGCGGTGCTGGCGGTGCTGCTCGACGATCCGGTGCGGCGGCTGGCGCGCCTGGGTTGCGGCAGGGGCCTGGCGATCCTCATCACCGTGTTCGCCGTGCTGGCGGTGGCCAGCCTGTTCGTGGCTGTGCTCGGGTTCCAGTTGATCAACCAGGGCAGCAGCCTGCTCAATGACCTGGTGCTGGGCTTGAAGCGTCCGGATCTGCCCTTTCACGGTTACCTGAACACGCTTGAGCTCTCGAAGGTGCTGGAGCTTCTGCGCGCCAGCCTCGGCACCGGCCTCGGCGTGATCGGCGGAGCCTTCAGCAACGTCTTCGGTGGTGTGTTTCTGCTGGTGATCGTGGTCTACATGCTGATCGACAACGGGGCCACCTGGAGCCAGGTCCTGCGTCTGCTGCCGGAGGACGTGCGTGGCCGCTTCGACCGCAGTGTCCAGAAGAACGTGCTGGGGTTCCTGCGCGGTCAGATCACGCTGATGATCTTCCTCAGCCTGGCCAGCTTCCTGGTGTTCGCCCTGCTGGGGGTGAAGTTCTCCCTGGTGCTGGCGATCGTGGTGGGCGTGCTGGATGCCATCCCCGGCATCGGCGCCACCCTCGGGGTGATCGTGGCCTCCAGCCTGGTGTTCCTGACCCAGGGCCAGTGGCTGGCCCTGCAGGTGGTGATCGCCTCGGTGGTGCTGCAACAGATCCAGGACAATCTGATCCATCCCCGGGTGATGGGCAGGGCCCTGGAAATCCGGCCGGTGGTGCTGTTCTTTGCCCTGTTCGTCGGCGAGCGGCTGGCGGGTCTGCTGGGGGTATTCCTGGCCATTCCCGTGACCGGCATGATCCTGGGGTGGGGCAAGGAGAGCGAGGAGGCCGACCCGCTGCCGGAGGCGGAGTCGACCCTGCCGCCGGCCGCGCCCTAGCCCGGGGGTTGCCAGCATCGGAGGACCGCCGCCTTCAGTCCACGCGTGTCCAGCCTCAATCGCCGCCGCACCCTGCTGGAGCACAACGCCGGGTCGTGGGAGGGAACCTTCGTTCGCCTTGATGATCAGGGGCTGGAAAGCGAGCGTTTTGGCACACGCCTGCATGTGACGGAGACCGACGGTCAGATCGAAGCGGCCCTCACCTACCTGAACACCGGCAAGGTGGCCACGATGCGCTTTGCCGAACCGCCGGCCTTGATGGCGATCAGCCCTGATGGGCACTGGAGTCTCGGCCCCGACAAGACCGGCCCCTGGCCAGCGGTGATGGAGCTTTGCCTGGTGGACGGCGATCGCCGCCGGCGAGTGGTGGTGCGCCACGGCGCCGAGCGGCTCGAAAGCGTGGTGGTGGTGGTGGAAGCGCGCCCCGGGGTGGTGGATCCGGCCCCGGCGCCCCCCCTGCGGGCCAGGGTTCTGCCGGGCGGCGATGGTTCATGCAGCGGCAGCTGGCAGCTCACCGACGACCTCACTCTCACCACCGCCCTGGAGCGCCGCTTCGGCGAGCCCCTGGCCGTGAGGCTCCGCTGGAGCCCCCTGCCGGGGCGGGAGCTGGTGCTGGAGCGGATCTACGGCGCCAACGGACTGCCTCAGCCCTGATCGCGGCAGATGTGACCACCACGCCAGCACCAGACCCATGGGGGTACGGCCAGCAGCTGGCGCAGGTCGTCGCGCTCACGCAGGCTCACGGGCTGGAATTCGCTGGCGATGTTGAAGTCCTTAAGGCGTTCAGGCTGATTCAGCACCAGGCTCCCCTCCGGCCCCGACACCGAGCGGTGGTAGGTGTCGATCGGCAGCTCCAGGGCTCCCATGGCCCGCTCCAGATGCACCACATGGTGGGGCTGCTCCCAGCCGGGATTGAGCAGGGTGAAGGTACGGGTGCCAAGAACCACCAGGTTGTGATCCACCTGGTGGTGGTGCACGTAGAACTGCATGAAGTCACCGTCGTCGGGTGGGGACACGGCCGCCCCCTGGTGCAGCACCACATCACTGGCGTTGCTGCCGGCCACGCTCGCGTCGAAGAACGTGACCGCCGGGGTCTCCCGGAAGACGTGGATCGGAGTGAAGATGAGTTTCATCGCCTGCCGGGAGCCCGCTGCCTCCTCTGTAGCCAGGCCAGGGGCCAGGAGGCTCAGTTCACCTGCACGCCCTTCCAGAACGCCACACGGCCCTTGATCTCAGCGGCGGCCGGCTTGGGCTCGGGATAGAACCAGGCGGCATTGGCGTTCACCTGATCCCCCACCACCACGTCGTAGTAGTGGGCTTCGCCTTTCCAGCCACAGACGCTGCGGTGCGACGACGGGCGCAGGTGCTCGAGCACGAGTGCCTCGGGCGGGAAGTAGGCATTGCCTTCAAGCTTCACGATGTCGTCACTGGCGGCGATCACGGTGTCGTTCCAGCGGGCTTCCATGACGTCAGGGCAAAGAGGATTCATCCTGCAGCCCCGGCCGCTCGGTTGTGGCCGATGAAGCCGTGGGGGCGCATGGTCAGCAGGCAGAGATGGCTCTGCCATGGCCGGCCAGAGCCAGCACGGCGCATGCATGGCTGTCGCAGGGAAGGTTCCGGATAGGGCTTCGTGGACGGGTCCGGGAGTTGGAGGCTGTGTCCGCGATCCTTGATCCTGTCCAGATCCATGACCCGGAGGCTGAACAGATCGATTCCATCCAGGCAGGGTGCAGGGTGATGTCCGGTTCACCTCTCGGACTGGCTCCAGCGGTTGTTGACCGCTCGTCCATCCAGATCTGGTCCGGGATCAAGGTCTGGCCGGTTGGTGGTTCGGGTGGGATTGTGAATACAGGGTCTCATCGATTCTCAGAGACTGGGACTACAGTCAGCTCGGTAATGCTTGCAGAGGCTTTCCTTCAAACAGTGAAGCTTCAGAGAATCATTCTCTCTTTTCACTCGATGTCATATCCATTATTTAAGATCGAGCCAGAGTCTTTTTGACGTCTTAATCGCTTCCATTGCGTGACTCCAGTGATCCACTGGAGTCACTCGCCGCCTTCGTCGATCTTTCTGTTTACCCATTTACAAATCGTAGTGACATTGTTAATCCAGGTCAGCCCCTGGAGCTTCCGAGTGGAAGCGTCGCTTACAGCCTGAATGGTTCTGATCAGCTGATTGGAACATCATCCAATTCATTTTCCCTGGCGACGACTGATGTCCGAAGGCTGAATGGCATCCGCCTGAGTGACGGCAGTTTCCTGTCTGCTGGAAATGGCAATGACAAGCTGATTGGAAGTGTTGATCTGGCCGGAGTCGGAGGTGATTACAGGGTGGGATGGGGGATCAATCTCCGCTACGGGGCGCTCTATTCGGCTGGCAATGGCGACGATGAGGTTGTGGGATCAGCCAGGGCTGACGATCCCAATGCCTACGCCTACTGGTTGGCTGGAGTGCTTGTCGGTGAAGATGGCAGTACTGTTCTGCTCGGTAACGGAAACGACAGGCTCACGGGGGTGGCGCAAGGATTCATCAGTGAAGAGGGTGGTATAGCGGGTATTGGTCTATTTGATGAGCAGGCGCTGGAAGGCGGTACCTCTTCAATCTTCGCTGGACATGGCAATGATCGGATTATCGGTGAAGCTCGCGTTGATGGAATCGTGCCAATCGATTGCGATGATCCGCTGTTGACGGTTGTGCACGGAGTTCATGGAATCAGTGCCCTTGGGGCACCCCTGGATCCGAATATTGGCTTTGCTGGCACGATCTCTATGGGGAACGGCAACGACGAGGTGATCGCCAGGGCCAGTATCGGTGGCGTGATGGTGGATGGCTTCGGCGACGGAATCCTGGTGGACATGGGCTCCGGCAATGACCGGCTTGAGGGCTTTGGTGACTTCGTCGGAGTTGGCGGCAGAGGCAATGATGTCTGGGATCTTTCTGCCTACAGCGTGAACGATTTCCAGATCACGCTTGTTGATAATGAATCAAAATCAGTCGAGTTTTATAGAGCTGAAACGACTCTGACTCCCCCGGCTGGGACACGGGATACCTGTTGCCCGAGGCCACTGCATCCATCAGTGAGTTTGAAACCTTCATCTTCAATGACGGAGTCTTTCCATTCTCTGATCTCCCCTTCGCCTGAGCCATCCCGGCATCAGTCTCTGACTATCGATGTCGATCCTTCAGGATGACCTGCTGATCTGATCTTCATCCACGCAGCGCCTCCGCTCCGGCGATCAGGCGCTCCGCCGTGGCTGCGTAGATGCGCTCGGCTTCCTCGGGACTGCGGCCGATGCAGGTCATGCCGAGCTTGCCGAATTCCGAGAGGCAGCCCAGCAGGTGGAAGATGCTGCCGCGCGGTTCGGCCGGGTCGAAATGCAGACCGGCGGCGGCCACGATGTCGATCAGGTCCACCGGCAGCAGGCCCCGCAGCCTGGGGTCGCAGAGGTTGTCGGTGGCGGCATAAAACAGCGGCTGGCCGGTGGGTGAGCGGAACAGACCGCTGGAGGCATCGATGTGGCCGTTGGTGGCATAGCGCAGGGCCATGTAGGGGTGGGTGGTGCCGCCTTTGCGCAGGTTCACCTCGATCGCCTGCAGATCCCAGCGGTCTCCGAAGCGGCGCGCCACGAAATCCACCGCATAGCGCTCCAGGGCGCCCTCCGCCGCCAGCGCCTGGCCCACCGCCAGCCCGTGACGCATCAGGTCCGCGCGGTAGTGCTCCTCGGCGGGAAAGCGGCAGCCCAGGTAGGTCTGTCCGCTCACCCCGCCCAGCACCTGCTCATGGGTGGAGAGCACCTCCACCGCCCCGCCCGGGTGGATCATCCCCTGCACGCTCGGAGAAGCCAGCTCTTCGCCCCCCAGCAGCCAGGCCTCCACCAGCGCCCCCTGCTCCCGCAGCAACTGACGCCACTGGGGCGGTGGCATCTCCAGGCTCTCGAGGGCCTCCCGCAGACGGATCCTGCGCTCGCGGCCGCTGCGCTCCGCCAGCTGCAGGGGCGCCAGCTCCAGGGGGGCGTTGCCTTCACCGCTGAAGCCCTGGTCCAGCTTCACCACCACGCGGCTCAGCTCAGGGTGGGCTTCCCACAGCTCCGCCGTCGCATCCGCGAGGGCGTCGAGGTCGAAGACCAGGGGGCTGCCGGGTGGATGGGGCACGGCGCAGCGGCGGAACAGCTCTCGGCTGCCGGCCTTGCCGCCCCAGTGGCTCAGAGCCGGATCGGTGCCCAGCAGCGGCACCTGCAACCGCTCCGACAAGCGCTTCTCCTGCTCGGTCACGTTGAAGCAGGTCATGAAGCTGCGTCCCGGCCGCAGCCGTTCACGGATGCGCTCCAGCAGCGCCGGCCGCTCCAGCAGTTTTTCGGTGAGGGAGCGGGCGGAGGCGTCGTCGGTGTCGAACAGCTGCAGGCGCCGGCGGGCGTGGGAGGCGGGTACCCCCGGCAGCAGCTCCAGCACCGCATCCACCACCAGCTCCGGCAGCAGCTTGCTGGTGATGTACACGGCCCGCACGCCCGGATCCCGCAGGCGGATGAGGGAGAACAGCTGCCGTTCCTCGTAGTGGTGAGCACCGGTGACCAGCGCCATCTGGTGGTGATCGAGGCTCAGCGAGGGCACCACCAGCAGATCCCAGCCCTCGCTGCTGCCCTCGCGCCCGTGGGTCTGGTCGCCGTCGGGGTGGAACTCGCCCCATTCCGGCCGAAGCTGGCGTTGGAGTTCCGCGAAACTCAGGCTCATGGCTCAGCTCCTGAGCAGGGTGCGGGTGGGGAAGGGCATGCCGGCCTGATGCTTCTCCACCACCGCGCCGATGCGCAGCAGCAACTGCTGCTGCAGATCCCACGACGCCGCCATCTCGCCGCTGGCGGCGTGGCAGAGCAGGCGGATGTCGAGGCTGGAGTCGCCGTAGCGCACGAAATGAACGGCATGGGCCTTGCTGTGATCGATGCCGGGGTGCTCGGCCAGCTCCCGCCGAAGATCCTCGATCACCGCTTCCAGCACACCCAGATCCTCGTAGCGCAGTCCGAATTCGATCCACACCCGCCGGCTGTCGATCCGGGCGATGTTGATGATCGGCTTCACCGTGAAGATCGCATTGGGAATGAAGATCGGCTGCCGTTCGGGATCGTGCAATTCGGTGTAGAACCAGCCGATCTGCTGCACCGTGCCGCTCAGATCCTCAGCTGGAATCCTGATCACATCACCCACCACGAAGGGTCTGTTGATGTACACACTGATGCCGCTAAGGCCGTTTTCCACGATCGTCTTGGCTCCGAAACCGAGCGCCGCGGCCCCGAAGCCGCCTGCGGTGGCGAGGATGGCCGTCGGGGTGCCGAGCAGGCGCAGGACCTCCACGGTGATGATCGCCACCACAGCGATCGTGAACAGCTTGTTGCTCAGATCGAAGAGAAACAGCCGCTCGCGCTGGGGCAGCGTGGGGAACAGCTGCTGGGAATAGGCATCCGCCTTGCGCCACAGCTCCCCTCTCCAGCGCAGCAGCGTCCAGATCAGGCCGATCACGACCAACTCATCACGGAGCTCCGCGCCGCCCCGCGGCAGCGGCAGCCACTGCGGACCCACCAGGGCCACCAGCCACCAGCCCAGGCTGCCCAGCAGGATCGTGACCGCCAGACTCAACCGGCTGCGCAGGATCAGGGCGCGGGCCAGGGAACCGCCGGGCAGGCGTTGCCCCAGCAGTTGCAGAATCAGCCAGATCCCGCTGGCGGCCAGGATCCCGAGCACGGGAATCGGCAGGCGCAGCGACAGCGGGTTGATCATCGCCAGGACTTTAAGGAGCCGGCTCAGACCCGGACATCGGCTCGGGGACGCTCAGATCCCAGATCAGATCAGCCCCCGAGCGGCTCAGCCGGCGTTCCCTCCAGAGCGGCGCCATGGCCATGGACGTGAGCTGGAGGTCGCCCACGGGTGTCCGGGCGGGGCTCCCCCCAAGCACCTTCGGGGCCACCACCGCCGCGATGCGCTGCACGCAGCCCTGGCGCATTGCGGCGGCCGCCAGCTCCGGACCGCATTCCCACAGCACCTGGTTGCAGCCCCGCACGGCCAGGGCCTCCAGCAGCTGCCGCGGCTCGCAGCGGCTGAGCTCCAGTCGCTCCACCCCGCCTGCATCCAGCCGGCGACGGCGCTCGCCAGGGGCCTCGGGGCCATGGACCACCAGGGTGGCGGCCGGGCCCTGGTCCCACAGCTGCGCCCGCTCCGGCAGCAGCAGACCCCGGCTGATCACCACCCGCAACGGCTCAATCGGCCGCAGCCCCCGGCTGGTGAGCAGCGGATCGTCGGCACGCACCGTGCCGCCGCCCACGATCACCGCATCGCAGCGGGCGCGCAGGCGGTGCACCCAGCCCCGGGCCTGAGGGCCGCTGATCCACTGGCTCGCACCGTTCGGCAGGGCCGTGCGCCCGTCCACGCTCATGGCCCACTTGAGCACCCCCAGGGGCCGCCCCGAGCGCACCCGGTGGCAGAAGGCCGCGTTGAGGGCGTGGGCACGGAGCTCCCTCACACCCACCAGCACCTCGAGTCCGGCGGCCTGCAGCCGTGCGATCCCCGCTCCCGCCACCCGCGGATCGGGATCCTCCATCGCCACGATCACCCGTCGGATCCCGGCGGCGATCACCGCCTCGCTGCAGGGTGGGGTGCGGCCGTGGTGGCAGCAGGGCTCCAGGGTCACCACCAGGGTGCCGCCCCGGGCACGCTCACCCGCCTGGGCCAGGGCCCCCACCTCGGCGTGGGGCCGGCCGGCGGCGGCATGGAAGCCCTCTCCCACCAGCCCACCGTAGGCATCGAGCAGGAGTGCGCCCACGAGGGGGTTGGGACTGGTGCAGCCGTCGGCCAGGGCGGCCAGGCCCAGGGCCCGCTCCATCCAGGCGTCCCAGCGGCGCCGCTGGCTCTCCTCGGCCACCGCGATCACGCCGGAACCACTCTGCTCACGCCGGACTCTCCCCCAGGCTGCGCCACTCCGCCACCACGAACGGCGGCACGGGCAGCTCGGTGAACACCCCCGGAAGCCGCAGCCGCAGCGGACGGTCCCGGCTCAGGTCCGCCAGCAACGGCTGCAGGTCGAACTCGGCGGCGGCGGAGCGGCCGTCGTTGCCGAGGGCCGAGCTCTCCAGGGTCACATCCTCCAGCGCCCACTGGAACGGCCCTGAGCGCACCTGCAGGGAGGTGGGGTGATCGAGCCGCACCTTGCCGGGATAGCCCACCACCCGCAGGCGCAGGGGAGCTCCGGGTGGGCCGTCCCGGAAGGCCACCAGCTGCCAGGCCTGGTCATCGAGATCGCGGAGACTCACCAGGCTGCGCAGCACCGGGGTGCCGGTTTCGCCGGGGTGGGCGTGCAGCTGGGCCAGCAGGCTGAGCGCGTCCATCGGGGCGGCACCCGCAACCAGGCTGCCCAGCAGCAGGACCACGGCCAGCAGCAGAGGCGCCACCCTGCGGATCACTGGCCTCATGGTTCGCGCTCGGCACCGGGGATCGGCTGCCAGTCGGTGTGGGTGGCCCAGAGAGCCCAGATCGCCATCGCCCGCAGGTAGTGGCAGGCACGGAAGGTGTTCACCGCCGTGATCGCCTCGGGGGTGCGGAACTGCAGCCCCCCCGCGTACACCTGCCCCACCACCGCGCCGGTGATCGCCAGGGCGGTGTCGGTCTGGCCCATGAGCCGGTAGTAGGCCGCCAGGCCGAAATTGATCCCGGTCCACACTTCCAGGGGGTGGGTGCCCTTGGGATCGAGCGGCGTCCCGTCGCGGCGCAGGCCGTTGGCCACCCCCAGGCGTCCCCCCTCGAACCGCTCGAAGCAGGCTTCGCGGATGGCCGTCAGTGACGAGAGGGCCCGCTCGTCGCTCACCACCGGCGGCAGACCCAGCAGGCGGGCGTAGAAGTCACCGCAGAGCTGGTCGGCCATCACCACCGGTGTGCCGCTCTGGGCATCGATGTTGTAGTACTCCCCGTTCCAGAGCAGCCGGTCGAAATTCGCCCGTGACGGCTCCAGCCAGCTGCCGAACTCGCGCTGCTCGGCGCCGGTGTCGAGGCCGAGGTCGAGCTGCAGCCGCTGAGCCATCGCCAGGGCCGCCTCCAGCGCCGCGATCCAGAGGGCGCCGCAGTAGGCGCTCACCCCCTGCAGTGGCCAGTCGTCGAAGGTCTGATCCGGCGCGCCGCCGTTGTCGGGCAGGCCGTCGTCGTTGACGTCGAACTGCTTGAGGTAGCGCAGGGCCTCCACCACCGCCGGCCAGCAGTCGGCCAGGAAGCGCAGGTCCTCCCCCGAGGGCGAGAGCCGGAACAGGCGCCAC from Synechococcus sp. CBW1107 encodes the following:
- a CDS encoding fatty acid desaturase; protein product: MASDDRLAVWQILSTVGAYLLLWVATLAVAHVSLWLTPPLLVVLVLLSGRCFSLMHDCGHQSLFSSKRLNRAVGFVLGVINAIPQYPWSQGHAYHHKHNGNWDLYRGPSALISLEQYEQLSPGAQGVYRLLRHPLMLFPGGFFYLVIKPRLALLLGTVQFLGHVIAQLRADWHTPWPQLVRSFQSKQWYSEAEFIDLLLNNLCVITSWVLLSHWIGAGLFWSLYSLVMAASAALFICIFFVQHNFEGSYAHRSEGWDPIEGAITGTSLLVLPGILNWFTADIGCHNIHHLCERIPNYHLRACQEGNAALLSGATRLTIADIPRCFKYVLWDRQSETLSPIPSSSA
- a CDS encoding AI-2E family transporter, translated to MNDSNGPARQRLSNSALLRFLLLLACGWGVVQLIDYFRAVLVVFIAAAVLAVLLDDPVRRLARLGCGRGLAILITVFAVLAVASLFVAVLGFQLINQGSSLLNDLVLGLKRPDLPFHGYLNTLELSKVLELLRASLGTGLGVIGGAFSNVFGGVFLLVIVVYMLIDNGATWSQVLRLLPEDVRGRFDRSVQKNVLGFLRGQITLMIFLSLASFLVFALLGVKFSLVLAIVVGVLDAIPGIGATLGVIVASSLVFLTQGQWLALQVVIASVVLQQIQDNLIHPRVMGRALEIRPVVLFFALFVGERLAGLLGVFLAIPVTGMILGWGKESEEADPLPEAESTLPPAAP
- a CDS encoding DUF3598 family protein, which encodes MSSLNRRRTLLEHNAGSWEGTFVRLDDQGLESERFGTRLHVTETDGQIEAALTYLNTGKVATMRFAEPPALMAISPDGHWSLGPDKTGPWPAVMELCLVDGDRRRRVVVRHGAERLESVVVVVEARPGVVDPAPAPPLRARVLPGGDGSCSGSWQLTDDLTLTTALERRFGEPLAVRLRWSPLPGRELVLERIYGANGLPQP
- a CDS encoding hemagglutinin — its product is MKLIFTPIHVFRETPAVTFFDASVAGSNASDVVLHQGAAVSPPDDGDFMQFYVHHHQVDHNLVVLGTRTFTLLNPGWEQPHHVVHLERAMGALELPIDTYHRSVSGPEGSLVLNQPERLKDFNIASEFQPVSLRERDDLRQLLAVPPWVWCWRGGHICRDQG
- a CDS encoding DUF427 domain-containing protein, which translates into the protein MEARWNDTVIAASDDIVKLEGNAYFPPEALVLEHLRPSSHRSVCGWKGEAHYYDVVVGDQVNANAAWFYPEPKPAAAEIKGRVAFWKGVQVN
- a CDS encoding peptide ligase PGM1-related protein; translated protein: MSLSFAELQRQLRPEWGEFHPDGDQTHGREGSSEGWDLLVVPSLSLDHHQMALVTGAHHYEERQLFSLIRLRDPGVRAVYITSKLLPELVVDAVLELLPGVPASHARRRLQLFDTDDASARSLTEKLLERPALLERIRERLRPGRSFMTCFNVTEQEKRLSERLQVPLLGTDPALSHWGGKAGSRELFRRCAVPHPPGSPLVFDLDALADATAELWEAHPELSRVVVKLDQGFSGEGNAPLELAPLQLAERSGRERRIRLREALESLEMPPPQWRQLLREQGALVEAWLLGGEELASPSVQGMIHPGGAVEVLSTHEQVLGGVSGQTYLGCRFPAEEHYRADLMRHGLAVGQALAAEGALERYAVDFVARRFGDRWDLQAIEVNLRKGGTTHPYMALRYATNGHIDASSGLFRSPTGQPLFYAATDNLCDPRLRGLLPVDLIDIVAAAGLHFDPAEPRGSIFHLLGCLSEFGKLGMTCIGRSPEEAERIYAATAERLIAGAEALRG
- a CDS encoding mechanosensitive ion channel family protein translates to MINPLSLRLPIPVLGILAASGIWLILQLLGQRLPGGSLARALILRSRLSLAVTILLGSLGWWLVALVGPQWLPLPRGGAELRDELVVIGLIWTLLRWRGELWRKADAYSQQLFPTLPQRERLFLFDLSNKLFTIAVVAIITVEVLRLLGTPTAILATAGGFGAAALGFGAKTIVENGLSGISVYINRPFVVGDVIRIPAEDLSGTVQQIGWFYTELHDPERQPIFIPNAIFTVKPIINIARIDSRRVWIEFGLRYEDLGVLEAVIEDLRRELAEHPGIDHSKAHAVHFVRYGDSSLDIRLLCHAASGEMAASWDLQQQLLLRIGAVVEKHQAGMPFPTRTLLRS
- the ribD gene encoding bifunctional diaminohydroxyphosphoribosylaminopyrimidine deaminase/5-amino-6-(5-phosphoribosylamino)uracil reductase RibD, yielding MERALGLAALADGCTSPNPLVGALLLDAYGGLVGEGFHAAAGRPHAEVGALAQAGERARGGTLVVTLEPCCHHGRTPPCSEAVIAAGIRRVIVAMEDPDPRVAGAGIARLQAAGLEVLVGVRELRAHALNAAFCHRVRSGRPLGVLKWAMSVDGRTALPNGASQWISGPQARGWVHRLRARCDAVIVGGGTVRADDPLLTSRGLRPIEPLRVVISRGLLLPERAQLWDQGPAATLVVHGPEAPGERRRRLDAGGVERLELSRCEPRQLLEALAVRGCNQVLWECGPELAAAAMRQGCVQRIAAVVAPKVLGGSPARTPVGDLQLTSMAMAPLWRERRLSRSGADLIWDLSVPEPMSGSEPAP
- a CDS encoding DUF3122 domain-containing protein → MRPVIRRVAPLLLAVVLLLGSLVAGAAPMDALSLLAQLHAHPGETGTPVLRSLVSLRDLDDQAWQLVAFRDGPPGAPLRLRVVGYPGKVRLDHPTSLQVRSGPFQWALEDVTLESSALGNDGRSAAAEFDLQPLLADLSRDRPLRLRLPGVFTELPVPPFVVAEWRSLGESPA